From a single Centropristis striata isolate RG_2023a ecotype Rhode Island chromosome 14, C.striata_1.0, whole genome shotgun sequence genomic region:
- the LOC131985380 gene encoding SOSS complex subunit C-like: MAANPAGPAGFQNKTRVAILVELDKEKRRLMSGPGASVPLSARPSLKEARDSAEQQHIAAQQKAALQHAHGHSSGFFITQDSAFGNLILPVLPRLEPDL; this comes from the coding sequence ATGGCCGCTAACCCTGCAGGACCTGCAGGCTTCCAGAACAAGACACGTGTGGCCATCCTGGTGGAGCTGGacaaggagaagaggaggctgATGAGCGGCCCCGGAGCCAGCGTCCCCCTGTCGGCCAGACCCAGCCTGAAGGAGGCGCGGGACAGCGCGGAGCAGCAGCACATCGCGGCCCAGCAGAAGGCCGCCCTGCAGCACGCTCACGGCCACTCCTCCGGCTTCTTCATCACCCAGGACTCGGCGTTTGGGAACCTCATCCTCCCGGTGCTGCCCCGGCTGGAGCCCGACCTCTGA
- the yars1 gene encoding tyrosine--tRNA ligase, cytoplasmic — protein MADQLSPDEKFHLITRNLQETLGEEKLKQVLQERELKVYWGTATTGKPHVAYFVPMSKIADFLKAGCEVTILFADLHAFLDNMKAPWELLELRVKYYEQVIKAMLESIGVPLDKLKFVKGTDFQLSREYTLDVYRLSSMVTEHDAKKAGAEVVKQVEHPLLSGLLYPGLQALDEEYLKVDAQFGGVDQRKIFTLAEKYLPSLGYAKRSHLMNPMVPGLTGAKMSSSEEESKIDLLDSAADVKKKLKKAFCEPGNIQNNGVLSFVKHVVFPLRGEFCIKRDPKWGGDKIYTVFEEVEKDFAEEHIHPGDLKASVEVSLNQLLEPIRKKFEMPELRKLTNTAYPDPSKTKTGKGAKAGGGGGGEDDELVPSRVDIRVGKVISVEKHPDADSLYLEKIDVGEAEPRTVVSGLVAFVSQEELQDRMVLVLCNLKPQKMRGIESQAMLLCASIEGEPRRVEPLDPPEGSSPGERVFVEGYETGKPDERLNPKKKVWEKVQVDLKISDECGAQWKDKQLMTKLGQITCKTLKGGNIS, from the exons ATGGCAGATCAGCTCAGTCCGGATGAAAAGTTCCACCTCATAACAAGGAACCTCCAG GAGACCCTTGGAGAGGAGAAGCTGAAGCAGGTTCTTCAGGAGAGAGAGCTGAAGGTGTACTGGGGCACAGCGACCACCGGTAAACCCCACGTAGCGTACTTCGTCCCCATGTCCAAGATCGCAGACTTCCTCAAGGCTGGATGTGAG gTCACTATTCTGTTTGCAGACTTGCACGCCTTCCTCGACAACATGAAGGCCCCCTGGGAGCTGCTGGAGCTCAGGGTGAAGTACTATGAACAGGTCATCAAAGCCATGCTGGAGAGCATCGGTGTGCCTCTGGATAAACTCAAGTTTGTCAAAGGAACTGACTTCCAGCTCAGCAG AGAGTACACTCTGGATGTGTACCGTCTGTCCTCCATGGTGACGGAGCATGACGCTAAGAAGGCTGGAGCAGAGGTGGTGAAACAGGTGGAGCACCCCCTGCTGAGTGGTCTGCTCTACCCCGGACTGCAG GCTCTGGATGAGGAGTACCTCAAGGTGGACGCTCAGTTTGGAGGAGTCGACCAGAGGAAGATCTTCACTCTGGCAGAGAAG TACTTGCCTTCTCTTGGATACGCCAAGCGCTCCCATCTGATGAACCCCATGGTCCCAGGACTCACAGGGGCCAAGATGAGCTCCTCAGAGGAG GAGTCAAAGATTGATCTGCTGGACTCTGCGGCAGACgtgaagaagaagctgaagaaGGCTTTCTGTGAGCCAGGAAACATCCAGAACAATGGAGTCCTCTCCTTTGTCAAACATGTTGTCTTCCCTCTGCGTGGAG AATTCTGCATCAAAAGAGACCCCAAGTGGGGTGGAGACAAAATCTACACTGTGTTTGAAGAGGTGGAGAAGGACTTTGCTGAGGAG CACATCCATCCAGGAGACCTGAAGGCCTCAGTGGAGGTTTCACTAAACCAGCTGCTGGAGCCAATCAGAAAGAAGTTTGAGATGCCTGAGCTCCGCAAACTGACCAACACCGCCTACCCCGACCCCTCGAAGACAA aAACAGGAAAGGGTGccaaggcaggaggaggaggtggaggagaggatgatgaGCTGGTCCCCTCCAGAGTGGACATCAGGGTGGGCAAGGTCATCAGTGTGGAGAAG CACCCAGACGCTGACTCGCTGTACCTGGAGAAGATCGACGTGGGCGAGGCGGAGCCGAGGACGGTGGTGAGCGGGCTGGTGGCGTTCGTCTctcaggaggagctgcaggacaGGATGGTGTTGGTGCTGTGCAATCTGAAACCCCAGAAGATGCGAGGGATCGAGTCCCAAGCCATGCTGCTGTGTGCCTCCAT TGAAGGGGAGCCCAGGAGGGTGGAGCCTCTGGACCCTCCAGAGGGATCGTCGCCAGGAGAACGGGTCTTTGTCGAGGGATACGAGACGGGGAAACCAGACGAGAGACTCAACCCCAAGAAGAAGGTGTGGGAGAAAGTGCAG GTGGACCTGAAGATCTCAGACGAGTGCGGAGCTCAGTGGAAAGACAAGCAGCTGATGACTAAACTGGGACAGATCACATGTAAGACACTGAAAGGAGGAAACATCAGTTAG